From the Lolium rigidum isolate FL_2022 chromosome 2, APGP_CSIRO_Lrig_0.1, whole genome shotgun sequence genome, one window contains:
- the LOC124691975 gene encoding SPX domain-containing protein 1-like translates to MKFGKSLSNQIEETLPEWRDKFLSYKDLKKRLKLIANTGAGERRSKRQRVGTGGSPPPMTPEEAGFVCLLEAELEKFNAFFMGKEEDYVIRQKELQGRVLRAAETGSAEELMRVGKEIVDFHGEMVLLVNYSALNYTGLVKILKKYDKRTGALIRLPFIQRVLQQPFFTTDLLHELVKECEVMLDQLIPANGPSVPREDLEGESDNDERPSEPISSLANSGGVLELDEIEDMRGMYMRSTVAALRALKEIRSGSSTVSVFSMPPLHGSNGQEEQER, encoded by the exons ATGAAGTTCGGCAAGAGCCTGAGCAACCAGATCGAGGAGACGCTGCCGGAGTGGCGCGACAAGTTCCTGTCCTACAAGGACCTCAAGAAGCGGCTCAAGCTCATCGCCAACACcggcgccggcgagcggcggagcAAGCGCCAGCGCGTCGGGACCGGGGGctcgccgccgccgatgacgcCGGAGGAGGCCGGGTTCGTCTGCCTCCTCGAGGCCGAGCTCGAGAAGTTCAACGCCTTCTTCATGGGGAAGGAGGAGGACTACGTCATCCGGCAGAAG GAGCTTCAGGGACGTGTGTTGAGGGCGGCTGAGACGGGCTCCGCGGAGGAGCTCATGCGCGTGGGGAAGGAGATCGTCGATTTCCACGGCGAGATGGTGCTGCTCGTGAACTACAGCGCTCTCAACTACACCG GATTGGTTAAAATTCTCAAGAAATATGACAAGAGGACCGGTGCGCTGATCCGCCTCCCTTTCATCCAAAGGGTACTGCAGCAGCCCTTTTTCACCACTGACCTCCTTCACGAGCTTGTAAAGGAATGCGAGGTGATGTTGGACCAGCTCATACCGGCAAACGGACCTTCTGTACCAAGGGAAGACCTTGAAGGAGAGAGTGACAACGACGAGAGGCCTTCAGAGCCCATCTCTTCTTTGGCCAATAGCGGTGGAGTCCTGGAGCTGGACGAGATCGAGGACATGAGGGGCATGTACATGAGGAGCACGGTGGCCGCGCTCCGGGCGCTGAAAGAGATCCGGAGTGGGAGCTCGACGGTGAGCGTGTTCTCCATGCCTCCTCTGCACGGCAGCAATGggcaggaggagcaggagaggTGA